In bacterium, the sequence GCGGGCGACCGAGCTGGCCTGGGCCTGGCACGGCCACCAGACCCGCAAGGGGCGAGTGACCTCCTGCATGAGCCATCTGCTCCAGGTCCAGGGACTCGTGATCGGCGCCGGCGGTGGACCGGACGCGGCGGTTGCGGCGCTGCTCCACGATGCCCTCGAGGACGCGGAGAGCCCGGCGGAGCGCGCGGCGCGGGAACGCGCGATCGAGGGGGAGTTCGGGGCGAACGTGCTCCGGATCGTCCTCGACCTGACGGACACGACCCCGGACGAAGCCGGGGCGAGCAAGGGCCCCTGGAGGGTGCGCAAGGAGCGATACCTGGAGCAGCTCCGCGGAGCGGGCCTGACGAGCCGCCTCGTCGCGGCCTGCGACAAGCGCCAGAACCTGGGGGATCTCGTGACGGACCTGCGTGTCGAAGGCCCGGCGACCCTCGAACGATTCAACGCCGGCGCCGCGGAGCAGGTCTGGTATTTCAGATCCATGGAGACGATATGTCGGCCCGCCATCCCCGCGGAGCTCGCGAGCGACATGGCGTCGCTCCTCGCCGAGCTCGAGCAGCTGGTCGCCCCGCAGCCGTCCGGGAACCGGTAGACGGAAAGCAAGTCCGCCGTCCGACCGAACCGGAGCGCAACCCATCGCGCGGCCGCCGGTTCGACCTCTCGAATCGGAACCCCTCGCGGAGAGCGGGGGTCCGACATCAACCGGGCCAGCAGGCCCCTGGAGTCCTTCGAACATGCGAGCCATCCGACGAACCCCCTTCCAGCGCGCCTTTCTCCCGATCGCGGGCCTGACCCTCGCGACCCTCACCGCCGGCGGCGCGCTGGCGGAGGGCGAAGCCGAAGAACGTCTCCGCGAGCGGGGCGACCGCGTCGAGGAACGACTCGACCGCAAGGGTGACCGCGTCGAGGAACGACTCGACCGCAAGGGTGACCGCGTCGAGAAGCGGCTCGACCGCAAGGGCGACCGGGCCGAGCGACGACTCGAAGAGAAGGGCGAGCGCATCGAGCGCAAGGGGGAGAGACGCGCCGAACGTCTGCGCGAGAAGGGGCGCGACGCCAAGGCCGATCGGGTCGAAGAGAAGGCCGAGCGCCGGGGCGAGCGCCTCGAGCGCAAGGGGGAACGGATCGACCGCAAGCTCGATCGCCGGGGCGAACGCCGCGACCAGAAGCTCGACCGCAGGGGAGATCGGAAGGAGCGCAAGCTCGACCGCAAGGCCGAGCGAAAGGCAGAGCGAAAGGGCGAACGCGAACGGCGCCGAGGCGAACGTTAGGCGCTCGGTCCCACGACCCACGGCTTCGCGGCGGCGTGGCGGGAACGGTCGCAGACGATAGTCTCGCAGCCGCCATGTCCGAACCCGCCGCCTTTCCCCCTGCCCGCCACCTCACCCGGGACCTCGCCGTCCGTATCCGACGCGACGCGAGCGGGTCCACGCTCACGCTCCCGATCGTGCCCGCGCTGCGGGACGGGAGTGGGCGCGTGCGAACGGGCGTCGTCGCGATGATCGCGGACATCATCAGCGGAGAGGCCGCGGTTCGCGAGGCGCTCCCGGGCTGGATCGCGACCCTCGGCCTGAGCCTGCAGGTCGGCGACCTCCCCGGCGAGGGGCACCTCGCCGCGCGCGCCCGCAAGATCCGGAAGGGGCGGACCACGCTCGTCTTCGAGGTCGACCTCGAGCACGTGGAGACCGGCTGCGCCGTCGGGCTCTCGACGCTCACGTTCTCGCTCCTGCCCGCGCGAACCGAGCTCCAGTCCCGCGCGACATGGGCCGAGGAGCCGGATCCCGAGACCGACTTCGCGAACGAGGACTCGGGCTTCGAAGCGCCCCTCCTCGACACGATCGGCCTCACCTTCGATCCGGACGATCCGGCGATCGCCCGCGCCCTGAAGACCGACTACGTCGGCAACACCCTCGGCGCCATGACCGGGGGCGTCGTCGCGATCCTGGCCGAAGCCGCCGCCGACCATTTCGCCGCGGCGGAGCTGGGCGGCGCGACCCGCGTGCACTCCCTCGAGATCCACTTCCTGCGACTCGCGAAGGTCGGTCCGATCCGCGCGGAGGCGCGCACGATCGGCCGAATGGGCTCGGCGATCGTCGTCCGCGTCGAGCTCCGGGACGAAGGGCAGAACGGAACGCTCACGACCCTGGCGAGCGTCGTCGTAGATCGTATGGACGATTAGGCGTCGGATCTCGCGATGGCCATTGACGCGCGGCGCGCGCTTGCGTACCCCTCCGACGTGATGTCCGAGACCTCCTTCCACCCGACGAGCTTCGTGCCGCACGTCGTCCCCATGCAGGGGATGGACGCGTTCGTCTGCACGCAGTCGAAGCGTGTCTGGTGGACGAGGCGGAGGCCGACGGACTGAAGCGAAACGCAGCCTGAATACGCTGCATCGACCCGAAGCCCCCCTCCGCCCCGCCGAACGGCCCCGCGGAGGGGGGCTTCGTCGTTTCGGCGAGCCGCGCTCCACCTCGAGGGCGCGCGGGGCTGAACGCACTTCGAACGAGACACGACCATGCCCGAACGGAAACTCTGGAATCGCCGATTCGTCTTCCTGCTGCTCACGCAGGCGGGCTTCGGCTTCGCTCATTCGGCGTTCATGATGTTGCCGAAGTGGATGGCGACGGAGCTCGACGCCGGTCCCGACGCGATCGGCCGCGTCGTCGCCGTTTCCGCGATGGGGATCGTCCTCTTCTTGATGCCGGCGGGCGCGATGGTCGACCGCTACGGGCGGAAGCGTTTTCTGGCCGCGGGCGCAGCGCTGATGTCCGTCACGAGTCTCTGCTATGTGAACGTCGAATCGATCGGCGTCACGCTCTACCTGCTCCGGATTCTCCAGTCGATCGCCTTTGCCTACGCCTTCGCGGGCGGCGCCGCGCTCTGCGTCGATGCCGCACCGCCCGAGCGGATCGGACAGGCGGTCGGCCTCTTCGGACTCTCGTACGTCGTAATGGGCGCCTTCGCGCCTGCAGCGGTCGAGGAGATCGTCGCGGCCTCGAGCTGGGACACGGCCTTCGCTCTCGCTGCCGGCGCCGCGGCCTGGTGTGCGCTCGGCGGGCTGCTCGTGCACGAGGAGCCACTCGCGGCAGAAGCCAGCGAGCCGGTCGCCCTCGGCGAGATTCTCGTGCGTCGCGAGATGCTGTGGGGGATCTCGATCGTCGCGCTGCTCGGGATGGCCTTCGGCTGCGCGATGAATTTCCACCAGCCCTACGCCCTCGACCTCGGTCTGACCCGGCTGCGCGACTTCTTCATCGCCAACTCGGTCGCCGCCACCGCGTGTCGCCTGCTGCTCGGCCCGTTCATGGATCGGATCGGGCTCCGCCGCGTCGCCGTCGCGAGCCTGACCGCCTACTCCGCCGTCATGCTCTCCCTCGTGTGGCTCGATCGGATCGGGCTCGCACCGATCGGATTCGGAATGGGCCTCG encodes:
- a CDS encoding HD domain-containing protein — its product is MSTQDARGPVPAAKLSDEPLRLLRATELAWAWHGHQTRKGRVTSCMSHLLQVQGLVIGAGGGPDAAVAALLHDALEDAESPAERAARERAIEGEFGANVLRIVLDLTDTTPDEAGASKGPWRVRKERYLEQLRGAGLTSRLVAACDKRQNLGDLVTDLRVEGPATLERFNAGAAEQVWYFRSMETICRPAIPAELASDMASLLAELEQLVAPQPSGNR
- a CDS encoding MFS transporter: MPERKLWNRRFVFLLLTQAGFGFAHSAFMMLPKWMATELDAGPDAIGRVVAVSAMGIVLFLMPAGAMVDRYGRKRFLAAGAALMSVTSLCYVNVESIGVTLYLLRILQSIAFAYAFAGGAALCVDAAPPERIGQAVGLFGLSYVVMGAFAPAAVEEIVAASSWDTAFALAAGAAAWCALGGLLVHEEPLAAEASEPVALGEILVRREMLWGISIVALLGMAFGCAMNFHQPYALDLGLTRLRDFFIANSVAATACRLLLGPFMDRIGLRRVAVASLTAYSAVMLSLVWLDRIGLAPIGFGMGLAHGLFYPAYTGSLLAGCPANERGRRMSIIQAGLNGGMGAGGIALGWLAARAGYPIIFVISAGAVLFGAFLITRTLPASVAIEAKPLSPETEAA